One Phoenix dactylifera cultivar Barhee BC4 chromosome 8, palm_55x_up_171113_PBpolish2nd_filt_p, whole genome shotgun sequence genomic window carries:
- the LOC103708817 gene encoding LOW QUALITY PROTEIN: protein argonaute PNH1-like (The sequence of the model RefSeq protein was modified relative to this genomic sequence to represent the inferred CDS: deleted 1 base in 1 codon) encodes MLAVVERDSSFRALPSPSPSPSPSPSCEMPLRHLAKDPARGEKHVVSKKPFQNSINHHQQQQQLESHTSLPVATKKSAGRRRGRGRAKVAAESPLAKPEMETGVNAGPPVSSRGIGFHRRPGFCQVGTKCIVKANHFLAELPDKDLIQYDVTIAPEVASRSMNRAIMAELVRLYRETELGMRLPAYDGRKSLYTAGFLPFNSKEFTVKIAEEDDGIGVTREKEYKVAIRFVARADLHHLRQFIAGKQADAPQEALQVLDIVLRELSSQRYISIGRSFYSPDIRKPHRLGDGLQSWCGFYQSIRPTQMGLSLNIDMSSTAFIEPLPVIEFVAQILGKDVLSRPLSDADRIKIKKALRGVKVEVTHRGNVRRKYRISGLTSQPTRELIFPVDDQMNMKSVVEYFKEMYGFTIQYSHLPCLQVGNQKKANYLPMEACKIVEGQRYTKRLNEKQITSLLKVTCQRPREQELDILQTVHQNGYEQDPYAKEFGINISDRLTSVEARVLPAPWLKYHDTGKEKECLPQIGQWNMMNKKVINGGTVNHWACINFSRGVQESTARGFCQELAQMCQISGMEFNHEPVIPIYSARPEQVEKALKHVYNAAMNKLKGKELELLLAILPDNNGSLYGDLKRICETDLGLISQCCLTKHVFKVSKQYLANVSLKINVKMGGRNTVLLDAISWRIPLVSDTPTIIFGADVTHPETGEDSSPSIAAVVASQDWPEVTKYAGLVCAQAHRQELIQDLYKTWHDPQRGTVTGGMIRELLISFRKATGQKPLRIIFYRDGVSEGQFYQVLLYELDAIRKACASLEPNYQPPVTFVVVQKRHHTRLFANNHKDRSSTDRSGNILPGTVVDSKICHPNEFDFYLCSHAGIQGTSRPAHYHVLWDENNFTADEMQTLTNNLCYTYARCTRSVSVVPPAYYAHLAAFRARFYMEPEISESSASRSTRTANGSSVRPLPALKEKVKRVMFYC; translated from the exons ATGCTCGCAGTGGTAGAGAGAGACAGCAGCTTCCGCGCCTTGCCTTCGCCTTCGCCTTCCCCTTCCCCTTCGCCCTCCTGCGAGATGCCCCTCCGCCACCTGGCCAAGGACCCCGCCAGGGGGGAGAAGCACGTCGTCTCCAAGAAGCCCTTCCAGAACTCCATCAACCaccaccagcagcagcagcagctcgAAAGCCACACCTCGTTGCCGGTCGCTACCAAGAAAAGCGCCGGGAGGCGGCGGGGAAGAGGGAGAGCCAAGGTCGCGGCGGAGAGTCCCCTGGCGAAGCCGGAGATGGAGACTGGCGTTAATGCCGGACCGCCTGTTTCCAGCAGAGGCATCGGGTTCCACCGCCGGCCTGGGTTCTGCCAGGTGGGCACCAAGTGCATTGTTAAGGCCAACCACTTCCTCGCAGAGCTGCCGGACAAGGACCTTATCCAGTATGAT GTTACGATCGCGCCGGAGGTGGCCTCCCGAAGTATGAACAGAGCTATCATGGCAGAGTTGGTCAGACTCTATAGAGAGACGGAGTTGGGGATGCGGCTTCCGGCTTACGATGGCAGGAAGAGCCTTTACACGGCCGGATTTCTGCCCTTTAATTCCAAGGAGTTTACTGTGAAGATCGCGGAGGAGGATGATGGAATAGGAGTTACGAG GGAAAAAGAATATAAGGTGGCGATCAGGTTTGTAGCTCGAGCGGACCTTCACCATCTGCGTCAGTTCATAGCTGGAAAGCAGGCTGATGCTCCTCAGGAAGCTCTTCAGGTTCTTGATATTGTCCTAAGGGAATTATCGAGTCAAAG GTACATATCTATTGGGAGATCCTTCTATTCTCCTGATATCAGAAAACCACATAGGCTCGGTGATGGATTACAGTCATGGTGTGGCTTCTACCAGAGTATCAGGCCAACTCAGATGGGCCTCTCTCTGAATATTG ATATGTCCTCCACTGCTTTTATCGAGCCACTCCCTGTGATTGAGTTTGTCGCTCAGATCTTGGGCAAAGATGTGCTATCACGACCATTGTCAGACGCTGATCGTATCAAG ATCAAAAAGGCGCTTAGAGGTGTGAAAGTTGAAGTCACTCACAGAGGAAATGTGCGGCGGAAATATCGAATTTCAGGGCTGACATCACAACCGACTCGCGAGTTAAT TTTTCCTGTTGATGATCAAATGAACAtgaaatctgttgttgaatactTCAAAGAGATGTACGGATTTACGATTCAGTACTCGCATCTTCCTTGTCTTCAAGTAGGAAATCAGAAGAAAGCAAATTATCTGCCAATGGAA GCTTGCAAGATAGTTGAGGGTCAGAGATACACAAAGAGGTTGAATGAAAAGCAGATTACTTCCCTGCTGAAGGTTACTTGCCAGAGGCCCAGAGAGCAGGAATTGGATATCTTGCAG ACAGTTCATCAGAATGGGTATGAACAAGATCCCTATGCAAAGGAATTTGGTATCAACATCAGTGACAGACTCACCTCAGTGGAAGCTCGAGTTCTTCCTGCTCCATGG CTAAAATATCACGACACTGGCAAAGAGAAGGAATGTTTGCCACAGATTGGCCAATGGAATATGATGAACAAG AAAGTGATAAATGGAGGCACAGTAAACCACTGGGCCTGTATTAACTTTTCACGAGGTGTTCAAGAAAGCACTGCTCGTGGATTTTGTCAGGAGCTAGCACAGATGTGCCAAATATCTGGCATG GAATTCAACCATGAGCCAGTAATTCCGATCTATTCTGCAAGGCCAGAGCAAGTGGAGAAGGCTCTTAAACATGTATATAATGCAGCAATGAACAAACTCAAGGGGAAAGAACTAGAGCTTCTTTTAGCCATCCTTCCTGACAATAATGGTTCTTTATATG GAGATCTGAAGCGAATATGTGAAACTGATTTGGGATTAATATCCCAGTGCTGCCTGACAAAGCATGTTTTTAAAGTTAGCAAGCAATACCTGGCAAATGTGTCACTTAAAATTAATGTGAAG ATGGGAGGAAGAAATACTGTACTTCTAGATGCTATAAGTTGGAGAATTCCCTTGGTCAGTGATACACCAACGATAATATTTGGAGCAGATGTAACACATCCTGAAACTGGAGAGGACTCCAGTCCATCAATTGCTGCT GTTGTTGCTTCCCAAGACTGGCCTGAAGTTACAAAATATGCTGGACTTGTGTGTGCTCAAGCTCATCGGCAAGAACTCATTCAGGACCTGTACAAGACATGGCATGATCCTCAGCGGGGCACAGTTACAGGAGGCATGATCAG AGAGCTTCTGATTTCCTTCAGGAAGGCCACAGGACAA AAGCCGCTAAGGATAATCTTTTATAG GGATGGTGTCAGTGAAGGGCAGTTCTATCAAGTCTTACTATATGAATTAGATGCTATTCGTAAG GCATGTGCGTCCTTAGAACCAAATTACCAGCCACCTGTTACCTTTGTGGTGGTCCAAAAGCGCCACCACACAAGATTATTTGCAAACAATCACAAGGACAGAAGTAGCACAGACAGGAGTGGGAACATCCTACCTG GTACAGTAGTTGATTCTAAGATTTGTCATCCTAATGAGTTTGACTTCTACCTTTGCAGTCATGCTGGCATACAG GGGACTAGTAGGCCAGCGCATTACCATGTTCTATGGGACGAGAACAACTTCACAGCTGATGAAATGCAGACGCTGACAAATAATCTATGCTACAC GTATGCTCGGTGCACTCGATCTGTTTCTGTTG TACCACCAGCATATTATGCTCATCTGGCTGCATTCCGAGCCCGGTTCTACATGGAACCAGAGATATCTGAGAGCTCTGCATCCCGGAGCACACGCACAGCAAATGGGTCCTCTGTGAGGCCCCTCCCTGCCTTGAAAGAGAAGGTGAAGAGGGTGATGTTCTACTGTTGA